A region from the Buteo buteo chromosome 19, bButBut1.hap1.1, whole genome shotgun sequence genome encodes:
- the LOC142042209 gene encoding LOW QUALITY PROTEIN: TRPM8 channel-associated factor 2-like (The sequence of the model RefSeq protein was modified relative to this genomic sequence to represent the inferred CDS: deleted 1 base in 1 codon; substituted 1 base at 1 genomic stop codon), which yields MVAVMGVQIGCHTDDLSYAGELKQPPXVVRSSKLKKNTMEVSSLWGGLIYIIVPKESTLGQISVTIKEAMEAPFFRLGKTDISARQSTICQYPVPWAELARESIILTVPAADVRHTDNPESLPSVWNKMMNAIARLATIPATFPRPERMVADVQISHGWMHAGCPVTHHLESVTETVDVQSLQTNGLWGAIHQLGHNQQQSEWEFPPHTTAGTYSLWSVYMNETVFSRVKAHNTLALKLRKRRIQDYIENSAQLKDWEVFTAW from the exons ATGGTAGCTGTGATGGGAG TGCAGATCGGCTGTCACACTGATGACCTCAGCTATGCTGGGGAGCTGAAGCAGCCTCCCTAGGTGGTA AGAAGttcaaagttgaaaaaaaacaccaTGGAAGTCTCTAGTCTGTGGGGTGGCCTCATATATATCATAGTGCCGAAGGAGAGCACATTAGGCCAAATATCAGTCACAATTAAAGAGGCTATGGAGGCTCCATTCTTCAGGCTTG GGAAAACTGACATCTCTGCCCGGCAGTCCACCATCTGTCAGTACCCGGTCCCCTGGGCTGAGCTGGCCAGAGAGAGCATCATCCTGACAGTACCAGCTGCTGATGTACGCCACACGGACAACCCAGAGAGCCTGCCTTCCgtctggaacaagatgatgaaTGCAATAGCCAGACTAGCAACCATCCCAGCAACTTTTCCAAGGCCAGAGAGGATGGTGGCAGATGTCCAGATATCTCATG GCTGGATGCATGCTGGCTGTCCAGTCACACATCATTTGGAGTCAGTGACAGAGACGGTAGATGTGCAGTCCCTCCAAACCAACGGCCTTTGGGGTGCCATTCATCAGCTGGGCCACAATCAGCAGCAATCTGAATGGGAGTTTCCCCCTCACACCACTGCAGGCACCTACAGTCTCTGGTCTGTTTATATGAATGAGACTGTGTTCTCAAGAGTTAAGGCCCACAATACACTTGCACTAAAACTTAGAAAGAGGAGGATTCAAGATTATATTGAAAACAGTGCACAGCTGAAGGACTGGGAAGTATTTACTGCATGGTGA